The stretch of DNA cttctaacaccgtatatgataatatactagtaacgtaaatactagttagtagatgatagttgatttttattccaacattATTGTACTCAGCAATTGTTGCGAAACAGACAAGATTAAGTATATTATTCAAGGCCTTGCTTACCTAGATGAACCATTGagaaatatacatattGAGCAATACCTCTAGGTCCGAAGTTCCGTGCCTACACCCTTTAGTCAGATTTAGATTATATGAGATAAGTGGTATTTTGTGGACCAAGTTTGTGATTAATCTGATATCAAGTTACTTTCTTAACGACATTAGGACGCCAGGGTAGCCAGTATTATTCAAGTCCATAGAACAGCCTGTATACCTTCACTTCATTAGGTATATTCTTGGTTATGCGTTATTTAAATCCTCATCTGCCGCTGCTTAAAAAAAGCAGCTAAAGTGTTGCGTAGGCACTTCGAACAAGTAGTCAGTAATATCACCTTTTAACATCTAATCATCAAAAGAGACATTTTTTGGGATTAATTGTTTATAAAAGCTATGAACTTAGGTCTACAGAATGTACCAAAAGTTATCCTGtaggatataggaatctACGAAAGGGGCCCGATACTTctatataatatatatttttatttctccTTCAATTTTATACGTTGTCATTCCTTATCCTATTACTTCATCAATTCTTGCAATTCAACATCCAATAACTTTGATAACTGTTTCCCATCAATTATGTCGTCATTTTACACTGTATATGATACAAGTAGTATGAGTACACACCAATAGATGATTAATTTTTTCCGACAATCAAATATTGGGATCATAAACACACATAATCGCCATATCCGTTAATTCGGGTTTCAATCACTTCGTTTGTCTATCGTATCGCAGCCTAGTGAATatttaattctttcaataaaaaaggcTTAAAATCACCATGAAAATCACAAGAGGAATCTTTCAACAAGAACAATAGTATACAATCCATGAATGAAGGAGTTCATATTTGACTAGAACTATACAAAGGTTTTGTACTGTTTTTACTGTGAGGGTAGCATCTCATTTATCCAGAATCTCAGAAGGGAGAAACCCAATCGCTAAATCGATATTATCACCCAGAAGTTTCAAATAGGCGATTGTAGAATATACACAGGGACAACCACTCAGTTTATGGCTTCAGTGCGCGCCCAGTTCTGGAGGAAAGCATTATCGAAGTaataaaactttaaaaaagCTCTCCGCAACTAATGAGGATTGCAGTATCCAGATACCCTTGTTTTCTGCCAAATGAACACTTTTACTATGTcatataaacaaaaagtgCCATTTCTTGGTACTGCTTCAGTCTTAGGAATGGTCAATACGTTATTATTACTTAAATATACGATTAATAACATGCTCTGTTGCGTATTTAGTAAGTGTGTAAGGAAACTGTAATATTACCTAACCGGTATCCCACGTGTTTCACGAAGGGCGCTTTTGTTGTTGCAATTATAATCCTAGttaggtaaaaaaaaaatacttaaTTCCTATCATCTACTAGATACAAGAAAGACGTCTCTGAATTACACACCGTCTCTCAAATTGACAGATTGCAAATACCATCTCTTAGTCCAAAGTCTTATCCTCTTACCATAGTAGTACATTGGTAAAGCAAATGCAGTAATCCCAAAGTTGATGACAGCTAAAGCAATGTAAGTATTTTCAGTACCAGATGCAGCTAGCCAATCAGAACAGGTAAAGGTGAAAATGCAAGATATCGTGTTGTTAATAATAGCAGTACAAACCATACCTTCCAAAACCATATCGGGGTAACAATCCATTAAATACGCCATCGCAATATCACCAGAACAACCCCATGCAAACCCAACAAAACCCAACCCGACGTATATAGCTTGCCAAGGCCATTGTCTAGCGGTACCGATACCAAACATCAGCAAACCCGCTGGCCCAATAATTGCAGTTGCGATAGAGAAGTATAGTCTAAATTCTGCCTCTAAAATTCCTCTATTGTGACGAGCCATCCAAAGAACAAAGTAGTCACTAACAATGCCAGCACAGATACAACCGATGACTGCTCCAATAAGTGTGGGAACATTCATAATTGCGACACCAAAATCACTATAGTTCCATGGAGGTTCGTAGTAGGCGCTTTCTTGAGTGGTCAAATAAAACGTCAGGAAAACGTCTTGAATACCCCAAAACATACCAGACAACCACACTGGCGGGAATAAGAACATTCTAAGGTTGATCTTTAGATATTTGAAATACTGTTTAAAACCGTAGCCTTTCAAATTAGTAGCTTTGGTTAATATTGCTACTCTTTTTGGGTATGGTTTCAAATGCTCTTTTGAACCATCAATCAATTCGCGAGTCTCAGGTATGGTAACTTCCTCTTCATTGTTAACTTCGAATTCAGCCGTCTCTGAAAGGTCTACACCTTTCTCACCCATGGCTCCAGGAGTTGATAATTTAGCGTCAAGATGACGTTTCCTGCGCGACACGGCCGTATTGTCAGAGTTTTGTAAAGTGGTACCGTCTTCGTATCCCGATTGACAGCTGGTCAAAGGGGTCATATACTGGCCTCTGTCGAAGTACGTTTCTTCGCAGCCAAATATAATAGTTATTAAAAGGCCACCAGATATGATCACTGCGACCCAACCGACCCAACGGAAGTTGGTAAATGCAGATATGTACCCAGCGATCAATGGGCCCAAGAACGTACCGATACTAGTGCACATGATATACACGGTCAATACGGAGCCCAATTGGTgctggaaaaaaatgtcgCTCAGGGACAGTTGCACCTGGGCTTCAGCACAGGACTCACTAATACCTACAAACAACTGAGACCATATTGTGTCGCTCGTTCTTTTGGCCAAAGCAAACCAAAGCGCACCAAAGAGACCTAATGTGGTGCAAACTATGTACGTAATCTTCCTGCCATACAAGTTAGCAAATGGAGCCAAGAATAAAGTGGACCAACCAATACCTAGGAAAAGAACACCAGCCCCTGTGTTCATGGAATCGTAGGATATCCCATAAATCTCATTCAATGAGTCTTGAGCAGCACCAGCGTCGTTACTAGTAGCGGCGGTAAACGCAGTTATAAAGGCCATTAGACCAAAATGAGCCAATTTCCTCCAGCTAGACCAGTTCAGTGGATCATTTGGCGAGTATGATGGTTGAGGGATTAGGACGACTCCTGAGGAggttttcttcaattttgaTTCGTATATAATAccattttccaaattttggGAAGAATAGATGTTAAATGTGCCAGGAATATAGTCCGGATGATCCCTGTTGGTATATTTGTCCATCTGTTAAAAATTTAAGATTCACACTCGCAAACTTTCTTCTATAGTagttcttttctttatattcgttagaaatgcaaaagttgcGAAGCTGTTTTGTTATATCCTGTAGATTGTAATATGATACTTCGATTCTTTCGGATTTAGTGTTTACTTGCTATTCTTCTAgtttcaaataaataagaTAATAAGGGATGTCAACTTGGTAGTAATAGCATGAAATAGTATCGTAAAATTAAGGATGCTAGCGCTTTCGACAACAAAATGGgcttgttttatttttgcagaGGAGGTTCAGTAAATATTACCTCAGAGACTGATACAGATAATTCTTTCTTATTCGACTGCGTATTTATCTTTATCGTTTAGATTGAAGACAATAGACAATTAAATGAATCTATAGAAAGGTTAGGAAATAGTCTAAACTACTATGGTTTGTTAACGGCGAGGTCTTTAGTTTAATTTTCTGTCTGGAAAATAACTTTATcctaaaaagaaaattttcatcaactgcaactttttttgttatgCTTTTGTTCTCGCTAGGCGAAAGCTCCCTAAAAATATCCGTAGAATTTCATATGACACAACCAGGCCTTGATGTAAACGTCAAACTACACATTTCTCAAAGCTTAGAGAGCTGATGcatgaaatttttgcaTTGTGTGGTATTATATGTGACTTAAGAAAGTAATTGTACATCAtaagagagaaaaattcTGTTCAGAGAAGAActatttgaatatattttaaaagataaaaaaatgtcttGGCAAAAATAAGTaagtaatgaaaaagaaattttctcgaagaaaaaaatgaaaaaaatgactaAGTACTCAATATCCTTGATTTTCtagttttcattttcctcaAAAAAACTTGTCCACATTCATTCTCTGAATCGTTCTTCTTTGGTATATACTATCATGCGAATAcgtcttttttcttttgatattaAAATATCTACAGACTATTTTGTGCACctataaaataaattttgtcATGACTTGTAATTTTCCCATAATCGGGACTATTTAAGGACCAAAAATACACTTTCGCCCAACTTGCTGCTTGACCAGGACTTTCGATAATCTCCTAATTACACTAGCTAGTTTTTACTTGTTATGGTTTGTGCAGTTGAGATAGCTCAGTAAAATGGCTTTATGTGTTCTGATCTTATAATGAATCGTAATCGAAATCCACATATTTCATTCATACTGACGGAGAATAGGTTAAGCGCTGCTGCTATGGTACCTACTTTTACTCTTTGTGGTGTGCGATTAGTTTTGTAATACAAGGGTACTTCTGGTAATAAATATACAATTATTTTATGAAACTATGATACAGGAGGGCAGAAGTTCTGACGATAGAGCTACAAAAGGTAGTATCGACCTAGGAATTTATAAGGactgtttttctttcaacaGCATCTTAGATGCATGTAGGGAAAACAACGATGCTGATAATGCAGAAAACTACTGCATACACTACTGAGGTGTAATTCATGTTTCCTGCAGTAACCGGTAGTGTATATGGgaaagataaaaatacCAGGCAGAACAAGGTCCATAGAATACATATAATATGAGGAATCATAGACATACGACGACGGTTAGGCCTGCTGACACAATTTACGTCACTCTCGATTCTAtgaatgaatttttcctttttaatAACGAACAGGAATATAAAAGAAGGAACTGCGTACGACATTAGTAACAGGGTGATGCATGCAGTGATAATTGCGTTGAAAGCGGTACTAGATCCCATAAATATACAGCCAATTATCGTTACACATATTTGTGACAAAAAATGGGCATATAATGGAGACTTAAACCCAGGTGTCAACACTGCTAGCTTCTTCAAGGATTTGTTTCCCAAGGAACCCTCTTTATAAAATGGTGCGTAACTTTTCCCGAATGATTGGAGGATTCGACTTTGCCAGGTTCCACTTGCAATGCCTGAAACAAAACCTGTTGTGATACACATACATTGCAGGAAGACACTGAGATTCCTATTACCAGTGGCCTggtaaaatatttctacGATAGGTAAAATAGACTCAACGACTGCCGTTTGGTCAGTGATGCAGAAAAACAAACCAACGCAATAAATAAAACTAGTTACAAAGCCCACAATGATGGTAGTGATAATAACTTTGGGAACTAAGAAACGTGACTTACTATAACCCACTTCATCAATCATGTGCGTAGCAGAGTCAATGCCAACAAATGCCCAGATCGGATTGACCAAACCGACAACAAACGCCATTCCAGACGAATTCCAGCCTGTTTGATTATCAAAGCTCCCAAATATATTAGAAGCTTTGGGCCATGGGTCTACGGTGTTGTCAGATCTTGAAACAATACAAATAATGAAAGTCATGGCGAAAGACAATAGAGACGTATAGAGCCCAAACTGAGAGATATAGGGCAACGGAGTTGAATAAATGTTGAAAAGTGTCAAAACGGCATTGATACACTCGTAACCCACAAAAACATGCCAGTGCTTTAACTCGTAGTCCGGATGCAACAACTTATGAATACCGATACAGCTCATTGACAAAGATGAGCAGATACTTGCGGTAGTAAAAATGGCACCGAAATAGTTCAGCAACCCTACAACCATGGAAGAaaccttttgaaatttagAAGAAACTTCCACGTTGAAAGTTTGACAATAATTCTCGAGGAAcacttcttcatcatcgtcagAAGGGTCCTCGTACTCAGGGGTTTTCAAAGTGACTGATTCTTGTTCCAACATTTTAAGAACCCAAAATGAACCACCGCTGCTGTTTGGCAGGATAGCAGCAAAATCTCCCAGAGATATACCACACATGAGACTGAAAAAAGCAGCAATTATCAACCCATAGATGATAAGCAGTGGCCCTCCACTGGCAATACCAACGGCCATCGACGCTGAGATACCGACCCATGAGCAACTTAATGAGAACGCGATACCTAATAGGGACCACCAATTAAAGTGCTTGTCAAACTTGACTTCTGACCTTTCTGAACTAGACATTCTTATTTCCGTCCTGTGACGATCTGGAACAAtagacaaaaaaaaatttctttcatatACAAATAGGAACACTGCCCCTACTCTGTTCATACCATGCTACTTATATATAGCTGATGAAAGCCTTGcaacttttttatttaaactATTCTACGTCTTGTTGGGTCATTAATGACTCCACCGATGGCAGTTCATGCAACTCCATATCCTGATCATGTGCCGTAGTACATTGTGCAACCTGTGCCATAATATTGACACCGAACTTCTTCAGGGCCTGCACGTTGCCTTCATTCGGTTCCCCATTGAGAATGACCCCAAAAAGGTGGCTTCTCAAGCCATTATCGCAAAGATGATTCCAAGTCAGCAATGTATGATTCAGAGTCCCTAGCCCGCTGCGTGCCACGACAACTACGTACACTGGATGGCCGCTAGTCTCAATCAGATGTTTAATTAGATCCGTCGTAATTTCCAATTTACGAGTGATAGGAACGCAAACCCCGCCGGCTCCTTCTACGACCAATGGATTCTCTGCGCTCCACTCTTCAGGAACTACGAAATCCAACAACCTGATGTCGACATTAGGTTCGTACTCCATGGCCTGGAGCGGAGATAGAGGCTTCTGCAGCGCATAAGTGGGCGTGAATATAGGTGGTTGCCAAGTTGATGCGgctattttgaaatttttcaatgtctCGGAGTCACCTTGATCTGACTCAATTCCAGTTTGTACGGGTTTCCAGTATGCAGCTTTCCATTTGTGTACCAATAATGTTGATACAAAGGTTTTACCAACATCAGTGTCTGTACCGGTGACGAATACAATTGGttgttgttcttgttgttgaGATTTGCTGTTCATGACCTGTGCGCTAGTGATTTTTTGAGTTCTTTTCACTGGCCTACTTGTGGAAAAAAGTATATCTCTTTATATACTTCAGTAAACGAACTACCAGCGggattttattttgttttgcccaataattttgaattatAAATAGCCATTGTTTgtatatttcattttcttttggtcGGGAGGATGTCAACAGCGCAATTCGTTTTCTATTGCTAGGATAACAACTAATGTCCCAAGAAATTTCATATACACCAGATGTCGCGGAACTGCTAGactttgataaaaaacaTATTTGGCATCCTTATACGTCATTGAGTTCACCATTGAACGTTTATCCGGTAAAGAGTGCTCACGGATGCAAGCTGGTGTTGGATACCGACTCACCAGTGGACGTCGAGGTGATCGACGCCATGTCGTCGTGGTGGTGTGTTATTCACGGGTACAATAATCCAGAACTAAATGAGGCCCTTACCAAGCAGATGTTAAAGTTTTCTCACGTCCTTCTTGGTGGATTCACCCATAAAGGAGCTGTGAATCTAGTCCAAAAACTTTTAAAAGTGATTGATGAACCCTCTTTGCAGTACTGTTTCCTCGCAGATTCTGGCTCAGTAGCAGTGGAAGTAGCTTTGAAGATGGCTTTACAATCAAACATGTCAGGGGAAGCTACTAAAAATAGAACAAAGTTTTTGACAATCAAGAACGGGTATCATGGTGATACATTTGGCGCTATGAGTGTTTGTGATCCTGAGAATTCTATGCATCATATCTACAACGATCGACTCAGTGAGAACATCTTCGCCCAAGCTCCCTCTATTGTCGATGGCCTTCCAACCAGCCAGAACGGTTTCGAGGACCATTGGAATGCAGAAGAAGTTACCGATCTCAAGAAGCAATTTGAATTGCATAGTGATAAGATCTGTGCTGTGATTTTGGAGCCTATCTTACAGGGTGCAGGAGGTTTGCGACCATACCATCCACAGTTCTTAATCGAAGTTCAGAAACTATGTAACCAATACGACGTTTTATTCATCATGGACGAGATTGCTACAGGATTTGGTAGAACAGGTGAGATTTTCGCATTCAAGCACTGTCAAAAATACCAGGACCAACATGGCATCAGTCCTTCCGATCAGATCAAAGTTGTTCCTGACATATTGTGCGTTGGGAAGGGCTTAACCAGTGGATATATGACTATGAGTGCAGTGGTAGTCAACGACAAAGTTGCTTCCAGAATCTCTTCTCCAAATAGCCCTACTGGTGGCTGCTTCATGCATGGCCCCACCTTCATGGGCAATGCCCTGGCATGCAGTGTGGCAGAAAAG from Saccharomyces cerevisiae S288C chromosome XIV, complete sequence encodes:
- the HOL1 gene encoding Hol1p (Polyamine transporter of the major facilitator superfamily; member of the 12-spanner drug:H(+) antiporter DHA1 family; mutations in membrane-spanning domains permit cation and histidinol uptake) gives rise to the protein MDKYTNRDHPDYIPGTFNIYSSQNLENGIIYESKLKKTSSGVVLIPQPSYSPNDPLNWSSWRKLAHFGLMAFITAFTAATSNDAGAAQDSLNEIYGISYDSMNTGAGVLFLGIGWSTLFLAPFANLYGRKITYIVCTTLGLFGALWFALAKRTSDTIWSQLFVGISESCAEAQVQLSLSDIFFQHQLGSVLTVYIMCTSIGTFLGPLIAGYISAFTNFRWVGWVAVIISGGLLITIIFGCEETYFDRGQYMTPLTSCQSGYEDGTTLQNSDNTAVSRRKRHLDAKLSTPGAMGEKGVDLSETAEFEVNNEEEVTIPETRELIDGSKEHLKPYPKRVAILTKATNLKGYGFKQYFKYLKINLRMFLFPPVWLSGMFWGIQDVFLTFYLTTQESAYYEPPWNYSDFGVAIMNVPTLIGAVIGCICAGIVSDYFVLWMARHNRGILEAEFRLYFSIATAIIGPAGLLMFGIGTARQWPWQAIYVGLGFVGFAWGCSGDIAMAYLMDCYPDMVLEGMVCTAIINNTISCIFTFTCSDWLAASGTENTYIALAVINFGITAFALPMYYYGKRIRLWTKRWYLQSVNLRDGV
- the BIO5 gene encoding Bio5p (Putative transmembrane protein involved in the biotin biosynthesis; responsible for uptake of 7-keto 8-aminopelargonic acid; BIO5 is in a cluster of 3 genes (BIO3, BIO4, and BIO5) that mediate biotin synthesis), encoding MNRVGAVFLFVYERNFFLSIVPDRHRTEIRMSSSERSEVKFDKHFNWWSLLGIAFSLSCSWVGISASMAVGIASGGPLLIIYGLIIAAFFSLMCGISLGDFAAILPNSSGGSFWVLKMLEQESVTLKTPEYEDPSDDDEEVFLENYCQTFNVEVSSKFQKVSSMVVGLLNYFGAIFTTASICSSLSMSCIGIHKLLHPDYELKHWHVFVGYECINAVLTLFNIYSTPLPYISQFGLYTSLLSFAMTFIICIVSRSDNTVDPWPKASNIFGSFDNQTGWNSSGMAFVVGLVNPIWAFVGIDSATHMIDEVGYSKSRFLVPKVIITTIIVGFVTSFIYCVGLFFCITDQTAVVESILPIVEIFYQATGNRNLSVFLQCMCITTGFVSGIASGTWQSRILQSFGKSYAPFYKEGSLGNKSLKKLAVLTPGFKSPLYAHFLSQICVTIIGCIFMGSSTAFNAIITACITLLLMSYAVPSFIFLFVIKKEKFIHRIESDVNCVSRPNRRRMSMIPHIICILWTLFCLVFLSFPYTLPVTAGNMNYTSVVYAVVFCIISIVVFPTCI
- the BIO4 gene encoding dethiobiotin synthase (Dethiobiotin synthetase; catalyzes the third step in the biotin biosynthesis pathway; BIO4 is in a cluster of 3 genes (BIO3, BIO4, and BIO5) that mediate biotin synthesis; BIO3 and BIO4 were acquired by horizontal gene transfer (HGT) from bacteria; expression appears to be repressed at low iron levels), coding for MNSKSQQQEQQPIVFVTGTDTDVGKTFVSTLLVHKWKAAYWKPVQTGIESDQGDSETLKNFKIAASTWQPPIFTPTYALQKPLSPLQAMEYEPNVDIRLLDFVVPEEWSAENPLVVEGAGGVCVPITRKLEITTDLIKHLIETSGHPVYVVVVARSGLGTLNHTLLTWNHLCDNGLRSHLFGVILNGEPNEGNVQALKKFGVNIMAQVAQCTTAHDQDMELHELPSVESLMTQQDVE
- the BIO3 gene encoding adenosylmethionine-8-amino-7-oxononanoate transaminase (7,8-diamino-pelargonic acid aminotransferase (DAPA); catalyzes the second step in the biotin biosynthesis pathway; BIO3 is in a cluster of 3 genes (BIO3, BIO4, and BIO5) that mediate biotin synthesis; BIO3 and BIO4 were acquired by horizontal gene transfer (HGT) from bacteria) gives rise to the protein MSQEISYTPDVAELLDFDKKHIWHPYTSLSSPLNVYPVKSAHGCKLVLDTDSPVDVEVIDAMSSWWCVIHGYNNPELNEALTKQMLKFSHVLLGGFTHKGAVNLVQKLLKVIDEPSLQYCFLADSGSVAVEVALKMALQSNMSGEATKNRTKFLTIKNGYHGDTFGAMSVCDPENSMHHIYNDRLSENIFAQAPSIVDGLPTSQNGFEDHWNAEEVTDLKKQFELHSDKICAVILEPILQGAGGLRPYHPQFLIEVQKLCNQYDVLFIMDEIATGFGRTGEIFAFKHCQKYQDQHGISPSDQIKVVPDILCVGKGLTSGYMTMSAVVVNDKVASRISSPNSPTGGCFMHGPTFMGNALACSVAEKSMDILLRGEWRKQVSAIENQIYRELYQYIKNPDNGLIGTVVKRVSVIGAVGIVELYKKTDPEWFQKKFISKGVHIRPFNCLCYIMPPYVITTEELTKVNQVLIEVLHEWKSHINQ